The Corylus avellana chromosome ca11, CavTom2PMs-1.0 genome contains the following window.
ATTACGCCATCTTCTTTGCGGAGTGCATCAAGCCTCTCAACAGCTGCTATTCTGTCTTTGAGAACCTTGTTCTCCTTCTTAAgctgtaaaatataaaattttatagcTTAGGTGTATCAATACATATTTACTTAATTTAGATTGTTCACATTCTCATTATCTGAAATCTCTCTTAATAAATAAGGGGATTAGTCTTGGAGATTGCTTGAAGAAGTTGACTGTGAACTTACACTTCgatgttaaaaaagaaatataatacTGGTATATATTCCCACCTTCAGCTTTTCTGgctttttaaaacttttttgttctttttattttttttaatgagcaGACGTCAAATAGGCAACCAAAATTCATTGATATGATGCTTATGAGCCCCTGTTTCATAAACTAGTGAAAACTTATCACTTACCTCTTCAAAATTAGGCACAAGCTCTTCCAATTCGTGTTGTAGTAAGGAAATTGTCCGTAAAGTAACATCTGCATAACCTGTTTCCAGCTCTTCAACCGAATACGGATCAAAGAAAATTCCCTCCAGAATGAACAACTCTTCGAGTAATTTCACATCTTCAATATCCAATCTCTCCCTCAACTGGATGAATGAAAGTTGTTTTAGAAACTGCAAGTCATgtaaaagactttgaaaatgtACTACATTGGGTCATATTAAGAGTTTCACAAATACTTCTAACCTTGTTTAAAATTCTCTCGCATGATTCATCTTTATTTGGATAGAGAACTTCTTGCTTCTTAGCAAGTTTATCATCATTGCAGTTAACACGTGGTGATGACTTGATATGCTTTGCCCTGCCCCAATATCCATTTCCACAAACAGAACAAAGATCATAAAATTCAACCAAAGAATGTCTATCTCCAGAACCCAAAGCTGAGTTCATGTCGATAATTGGAAAATGTTGCATTTCTTTGGAATGATTTCAAGTTTATCAGAACTAAAAAAGTTGGTGAATTatgtaaattaatatttgttgcTATAAAGGAACCAGAGCCATAAAGTAGTACtcaattagaaagaaaagaaaagtgtcATTTTGCTACTAGGTAAATCTTAGCAATGATAATAGTATGCTTTTAGAAAACCGTGGCCTTAACACTAAAGGAGTTTGAATTAGCACCTCCCACCAAACCGAAGAGTGGATAGGCTCTCTGATGCATTTGAAGAGCTCGGTGAGCAACAACACAATAAAGCAGTTCTGGTGTTCCCACCCTGCAAGATGAGAGCTGAAGATCATATCTTACCAACCAAATTGATACTGGTACGATGAGGAAAGGAGGGTGAGAAACTAACAAGTGCATCCTGTAGAATCCGAGTAAGCTTAGAATCACGATATGGGATGTGGTTTGCTCTGCCTGAGCCACATGTCAAAGCATTTATAACATTCCCAAGGGCTGAGAGGGACTTGTTGATCATTTTAGCTTCTTCAAGAACTCTCCCTTCAGCCCCCGTTTTCTCCACTTTCTCTGATCCTGCCAAGTCCACAAGGACTAGTTTCCCAGTGTTCACTCTGTCCATAGtagtgaaattttcaaaattaaatcatTACAAATCTTGAACTGATTCAAAAAATACTACCTCTTCTCGCCAATTAGTTCTTGTTGGACTGTGAAAATGTAAACAGAATGACTTCTACTGCTGGCCATGTTCATTTCTGTCTATGCTAAGGTTTGGAAAGAATATTTAGTCACAAAAAGCCAACATTACTTCCACCCAGGAAACAGTCTTTTGAAACATTGCGTAATCAAGAAATACAAAGAGttgcaaaagaaaagtaaagcaGGATACGGGTCTCTCCAACTGCTCTGTTAGCTATCCCAGTCTATGCATTTTCAAAGTcagctttaaaaataaaatatacaacAAAATCGTCAAGCAGTTCTTGACTTACCGATAGGCTTTCTAGTGCTTGCGCAGGATCCAGTATAGAGATCTGGAAAGGGAAGGCTCTTACAATTGGGAAAAAAATCTAACAGCAAAAGATATAAACAAAATGGATCTAATGAAAATGCATAGAGAATGAAGATGGTCTGATCAAATTATCTTTCTGCTGACAATGATTTGTGATGGATATCTTGAATAAGACAAGCCTGACTACTCTAGTGTGTTTGTTGATACATTTGTGACCTTTCTAGAGTTTTGTgtatatgtgtgtgcatgtaTTTCTACAAACATTGTGAAAGTGGTGTTCAAGCATATTGGGGATTTGAAGCCAGGTTTATGGCACAGCTGCATCATATTAGAAAATTAGGACGACCAAGTATAAACAAAATTGCACAATGATATTATCATAATAAGATGGGCTCACCTCTGTTGCTCCAGACAACAATATCCCTTGTACTTTGCTCTCCTTAATCTGTATATGGTCCTTGGATAAATCAAGGAGGTCCCTGAGTAATGTGTGGGAAAGATCAGTAATGATCAAGAGTTCAAGACTGAGGTAACATCCccaaattttttgaagaaagtACAGATATAATCAAGACTATTAAGATGTGTTAAAGTTAAGGGAATCAACCATTTGGGTGATAAGTACCTTACTTTTTCCATGTAGATCTCTACCTGGAAGAAGCACAATAGattcaaaaaattacaattagtcATTGATATTGACATTATAGCCAATGCTAGCCCATAGTGCACGATAAAGGAATGTGCAAGTGTCTCAGTACCATTGACAACTTGATAGAGTATTTTGCTATTTTATCAAAAGATTTAATATGCTCAAAAAGTCCATCTACTACTCTTGGAAGTATCCCTTTCTTCTTCTCGTCACATTCTAGAACGCCAGGCCCCTTATCGAAAATGACATCATGTATTAGCTTTATTAACATCTGTGAAAGTCATTTCTAGAATATGTTTGTGATTCATTCCATTACCTCCATACTATACGTCTTTCCAGCTCCAGTCTATCACCAAATTGCATAAACAAAGTTCATCAAATTAGAATTAGTCAAATGATCGGCAACTTAAGTTACAAATCAACTGAAGAAAGTATGGCAGAAAAAATTGTCATCCTATATAAGTGCTTTGCATCATAACCGGTGGATGTGCAAGTGAGGAAAACCATGTGTTTACTTCAATGCTGAAAGAACAACTACTTTATGATTCCACGGGAACTTGTTTGAATATAATCTTTATTTAGCAGTTCAATTCACTGAATGAAACACAAAATGCAAAGATTTACAGTGATAGTTGAGAActgtttttatcttttctaaCTAGTAAATGATTTGTGGTCTCAAGATATCTGAACTGTAACTTGTTTAATGCCTGCTTGGAGAGAAAACATAGCTATGTTTACATATGTGTCAATTGTCATGTATATACAAAGTCCAGATGATTGTGTATGTGATGCATGGAGGCATGTATAAATTACAGATTACCATAAATTTTCCACAGATAAGCAAGCCTTTGGAACAATTTCTACACAACTAACTACATGTTACCTGTCCGTAAGTAATAATCGTCCCGTTGATTGCATTAACAGCATCTGGTTCAATAAGCCAATCATATATAGATCCAAAAGCACAGCATAAgataaagattttatttatagCTGCATAGATATCCTATTAGTGAACCAATCAATTTCCAATCAGTTAAAATCTTCCCTCAATTTAGTCACAATGAAGATGAGTATAATTAAGGATTATGCTGATGAAGTTTCAGAGTTATCATATGCAAAGTACTCTAATGGTTTCCTCTATTTTCTTAGCAGATTAAAGTTTATGAGATATACCTCGAACAATAGGCAAAGCTAGAAATTCATAGACCCCCGCTTGCTTAGATTCCTCATAGAATACCCTATCGAAGCTGAAAGTGAAATCTTCCTCCTTCTCATCCTACAACACATTTATACAAATTGCTTAAACAAATCAAAGTCACATGCATACACGCACTCATATTACTTCAAATGAGCTAAAACAATCAGATTGACACACATAAATTCAAATTGCTAAAACAATTATATTCAGATGCACGGTCATTACTGAAAAATTAAGTAAATCAATGTCGGTGATATAAATTCAAGCAAACTGAGATTTTCAATTTCTACGATATAAATTCAAAGAAACTGAGACCTTGAAAAGGAAAGTTTCAGCGTCTATGCGTCGAATACAGACAGTATCGCCATGATCTCTTTTCTCTTTCGAACTCAAAGGCCTGAAGCGAGCACAGACCGTTATATTTGACATACTTTCGTTGTGCTAAGAAGCTCAATTTCCTAAAAACTTGATTCAAAcctgaaaacaaaagaaagaagaagaattaatTTACATCTACATCGCAACGTCAACCAAAAACAGAAtcagttgaaaaataaaaacgaaaaaagtgATGTGGACCACTGTTTGTATGCTGAGAAATCCagcgaaaagaaaagaaaatgaaagttccAGTACAAAATTGAAGCAATCTAGTTTCGTAA
Protein-coding sequences here:
- the LOC132166244 gene encoding kinesin-like protein KIN-1 isoform X1 → MSNITVCARFRPLSSKEKRDHGDTVCIRRIDAETFLFKDEKEEDFTFSFDRVFYEESKQAGVYEFLALPIVRDAVNAINGTIITYGQTGAGKTYSMEGPGVLECDEKKKGILPRVVDGLFEHIKSFDKIAKYSIKLSMVEIYMEKVRDLLDLSKDHIQIKESKVQGILLSGATEISILDPAQALESLSTGIANRAVGETQMNMASSRSHSVYIFTVQQELIGEKRVNTGKLVLVDLAGSEKVEKTGAEGRVLEEAKMINKSLSALGNVINALTCGSGRANHIPYRDSKLTRILQDALGGNTRTALLCCCSPSSSNASESLSTLRFGGRAKHIKSSPRVNCNDDKLAKKQEVLYPNKDESCERILNKLRERLDIEDVKLLEELFILEGIFFDPYSVEELETGYADVTLRTISLLQHELEELVPNFEELKKENKVLKDRIAAVERLDALRKEDGVISNVLHKISGIIRFFIFWGPFSSVKMLK
- the LOC132166244 gene encoding kinesin-like protein KIN-1 isoform X2; the protein is MEGPGVLECDEKKKGILPRVVDGLFEHIKSFDKIAKYSIKLSMVEIYMEKVRDLLDLSKDHIQIKESKVQGILLSGATEISILDPAQALESLSTGIANRAVGETQMNMASSRSHSVYIFTVQQELIGEKRVNTGKLVLVDLAGSEKVEKTGAEGRVLEEAKMINKSLSALGNVINALTCGSGRANHIPYRDSKLTRILQDALGGNTRTALLCCCSPSSSNASESLSTLRFGGRAKHIKSSPRVNCNDDKLAKKQEVLYPNKDESCERILNKLRERLDIEDVKLLEELFILEGIFFDPYSVEELETGYADVTLRTISLLQHELEELVPNFEELKKENKVLKDRIAAVERLDALRKEDGVISNVLHKISGIIRFFIFWGPFSSVKMLK